The following coding sequences lie in one Sedimentibacter sp. MB35-C1 genomic window:
- a CDS encoding ISLre2 family transposase, protein MLRLSITLNNIRKLDKIENSAVEKTVYKKKLDKKSELKILYVEADEDHVAMQDGTNKQMKLIYVHEGLRSESKNRNALINPRYFTGLYNNNNEQLWLEVADYIYKYYDTDKIEKVYLSGDGANWIKDGLNWIDKSIYVLDRFHLSKYIKQATAHIPYTTPVMWGYVNKGKKEWVNDLFEVILDCTETGRKRKSVLESRRYIMNNWEGIRNQYNLDYVGCSAEGHVSHILSNRLSSRPMGWSEIGADQMARLRAYKKNGGKVYDLMKLKKQSEIKERKIKELDKRVVKKKLNVSINETLDNLEIINIGKRTQMSEFLKSIRGA, encoded by the coding sequence ATGTTAAGATTAAGTATCACGCTGAACAACATAAGAAAGCTAGACAAAATAGAAAATAGTGCTGTAGAAAAGACGGTTTATAAAAAGAAGTTAGATAAGAAATCGGAATTGAAAATCCTGTATGTAGAAGCAGATGAAGATCATGTAGCAATGCAAGATGGAACTAACAAACAGATGAAATTGATTTATGTACATGAAGGTTTAAGAAGCGAAAGTAAAAATAGAAATGCTCTGATAAATCCAAGATATTTTACAGGGTTATATAACAACAATAATGAACAGCTTTGGTTAGAAGTAGCTGACTACATATACAAATATTATGATACAGATAAAATAGAAAAGGTGTATTTATCAGGAGATGGCGCTAATTGGATAAAAGATGGCTTAAATTGGATAGACAAAAGCATCTATGTGTTAGATAGATTTCATTTATCAAAATATATAAAACAAGCTACAGCGCACATACCCTATACAACACCTGTAATGTGGGGATACGTAAATAAGGGAAAGAAAGAATGGGTAAATGATCTATTTGAGGTAATATTAGATTGTACAGAAACCGGAAGAAAAAGAAAATCAGTACTTGAATCACGCAGATATATTATGAATAACTGGGAAGGAATAAGAAATCAATACAACCTAGATTATGTTGGCTGCAGTGCAGAAGGACACGTGAGCCATATCCTATCAAATAGACTTAGTTCTAGGCCTATGGGTTGGAGTGAAATTGGAGCTGACCAAATGGCCCGATTAAGGGCTTACAAGAAGAACGGTGGCAAGGTTTATGATTTAATGAAACTCAAGAAACAATCAGAAATTAAAGAAAGAAAAATCAAAGAACTTGATAAGCGTGTAGTGAAAAAGAAATTAAATGTTTCAATAAATGAGACACTTGATAATTTAGAAATTATTAATATAGGCAAAAGAACACAAATGAGTGAATTTCTTAAGTCTATTCGTGGTGCTTAA
- a CDS encoding ABC transporter ATP-binding protein, with protein MNILNNLKNNFFYMKYIYEFSKSYIIAQSIISLLNGLLPLASIVIPKLIIDELLIKGNFRLIFQYIMFYFIILMTTSFVISVLQEKYINVNNYLYSLHFLMLINKKVATLDMAQLDLPETHQKIALANDIINKGIGTNAVNSFFNSLTSIVLIISTSIIISGANIWLSFIIIVFALLSVFLNLKTENWYISQREDTMYLIRLLNYYIRLIGDKNCAKEIRLYNFSNFIIEKHGKLFNKLKERLSRVHSWSLRIKIISILLENIKSNGILLYLAFLTFKGQISIGGFTQYFAATNQLSGSILTFVSFFTQLNINGKYIASFKEFMELEGKIEKLDFKKEKKSSDQDSPKLEAFNKIRLENINFGYEGSNCKILEDINCTFESGKLYVIVGENGSGKTTLINLISRLYEPTEGIIYLNDKPINEINCIEYRKKFSMVVQDFNHYAFTIAENIILDEYDEKDKFINDKINSCLIRVGLYKKVKALPNGLKSNLEKIFYDDGIILSGGENQKLALARALYKDTDILIMDEPSAALDPIAEDELLRNLKKIFPNKIIIFISHRLTCASYADQIVYLKNNKVHATGLHKDLMYKNSDYAKFYEAQANYYK; from the coding sequence ATGAATATATTAAATAATCTGAAAAATAACTTTTTTTACATGAAATATATTTATGAGTTCAGCAAATCATATATTATAGCACAATCTATTATTTCATTATTAAATGGTTTGTTACCATTAGCATCTATAGTTATACCTAAATTAATTATAGATGAATTGCTAATAAAGGGTAATTTTAGATTGATATTTCAATATATAATGTTTTATTTTATTATTTTAATGACTACATCATTTGTTATATCGGTATTACAAGAAAAATACATAAATGTAAATAATTATTTATATTCTTTACATTTTTTAATGTTAATTAATAAAAAAGTTGCGACTTTAGATATGGCGCAACTTGACCTACCTGAAACACATCAAAAAATTGCTTTAGCTAATGATATTATTAACAAAGGTATTGGTACTAATGCTGTAAATAGTTTTTTTAATTCTTTAACTAGTATAGTTTTAATTATATCTACATCAATTATCATATCAGGTGCAAATATATGGTTATCTTTTATTATAATAGTATTTGCATTACTCTCGGTATTTCTTAATCTTAAGACTGAGAACTGGTATATTTCACAAAGAGAAGATACGATGTATTTAATAAGATTATTAAATTATTACATTAGGCTAATTGGTGATAAGAATTGTGCTAAAGAAATACGATTATACAATTTTTCTAATTTCATTATAGAAAAGCATGGTAAATTATTTAATAAACTAAAAGAAAGATTAAGTAGAGTACACTCATGGAGTTTAAGGATTAAAATTATTAGTATATTGCTCGAAAATATAAAAAGTAATGGAATATTGCTATATTTAGCATTTTTAACTTTTAAAGGTCAAATTTCTATTGGAGGTTTTACACAATACTTTGCAGCCACAAATCAATTATCTGGTTCGATTTTAACATTTGTAAGTTTTTTTACACAATTAAATATAAATGGAAAATATATTGCGTCATTTAAGGAGTTTATGGAATTAGAAGGTAAAATAGAGAAATTAGATTTTAAGAAGGAAAAAAAGAGTTCTGATCAAGATTCACCAAAACTCGAAGCATTCAATAAAATTCGATTAGAAAATATTAATTTCGGGTATGAAGGGTCAAATTGTAAAATCCTCGAAGATATTAATTGTACTTTTGAGTCTGGAAAGTTATATGTTATAGTAGGGGAAAATGGCTCGGGAAAAACAACTTTAATCAATTTAATAAGTAGATTGTATGAACCAACAGAAGGGATCATATATTTAAATGATAAACCGATTAATGAAATTAATTGTATAGAATATAGAAAGAAATTTAGTATGGTTGTTCAAGATTTTAATCATTATGCTTTTACAATTGCCGAAAACATTATTTTAGATGAATATGATGAAAAAGATAAGTTCATTAATGATAAAATAAATAGTTGTCTTATAAGAGTTGGATTATATAAAAAAGTAAAAGCTCTTCCAAATGGACTAAAATCAAATTTAGAGAAAATATTTTATGATGATGGAATAATACTGTCTGGTGGTGAAAATCAAAAACTAGCATTAGCAAGAGCATTATATAAAGATACCGATATACTAATTATGGATGAGCCATCAGCAGCACTGGATCCGATAGCAGAAGATGAACTTTTGAGAAATTTAAAGAAAATATTCCCAAACAAGATTATTATATTTATTTCACATAGGTTGACTTGTGCCTCTTACGCAGATCAAATAGTTTATTTAAAAAACAATAAGGTACATGCGACAGGACTTCACAAAGATCTAATGTATAAGAATAGTGATTATGCCAAGTTTTACGAAGCACAAGCAAATTACTATAAATAA
- a CDS encoding peptide ABC transporter substrate-binding protein, which yields MKKIKIFLPFLCSILSLFITSCNNNYFKEVSSELNNTLLWNLTSSKLTTWDPHLSNSSVVADINRQLFEGLTVLGENGYELGVAKKISVSSNSEGIENTIYTFKLRKDARWSDGKNVTAYDFEYSLKRACEQDDNVSKLFEVYIKGADKYINGIGSKDDIRVKAIDEYTLEIELNEPVPYFLDILTMPQFLPVRKDIIENVIEGWETNPKTCISNGPFKLYSYEPDSHVLLSKNNYYYDKENVKLQFIKCLINTHGGNLDKMFNNNEVHIMEIYPNGIIEGDGVLYSRYIGTSYIVFNTKITPFNDLNLRKAFSYAIDREYYCNNFYLDSVQSYGIIPPNMKLSDDTTFEEKRKKADYLDNVDLEKAKQLLNITRTRNINAIQIVELTTGNENYGNIIKNMLENNLDIKVNLKVVEFEELMNIGNTGKFELITMSYTADFNDPMTFFLNFSNSSKDKNRWYNEYFENEIASTFITQDELRDQHLINAEKILIEKLPAIPIYHYRNCYLFNDKIIGNLKCDALGNLILKNCILNINN from the coding sequence ATGAAAAAGATAAAGATATTTTTACCTTTTTTATGTTCAATATTGAGTTTATTTATAACAAGTTGTAATAATAATTATTTTAAGGAAGTTAGTTCTGAATTAAATAATACTTTACTATGGAACTTAACATCAAGCAAGCTTACAACCTGGGATCCACATTTATCTAACAGTAGCGTTGTAGCAGATATCAATCGCCAATTATTTGAAGGATTAACTGTACTAGGTGAGAACGGTTATGAGTTAGGTGTAGCAAAAAAGATTTCAGTCTCTTCAAATTCTGAAGGAATAGAGAATACAATTTATACTTTTAAATTAAGAAAGGATGCAAGATGGTCTGATGGAAAGAATGTAACAGCATACGACTTTGAATATAGTTTGAAAAGAGCATGTGAACAAGATGATAATGTATCTAAATTGTTTGAAGTATATATCAAAGGTGCAGATAAATACATTAACGGAATAGGAAGTAAAGATGACATTAGAGTGAAAGCTATAGATGAATATACTCTAGAGATAGAACTTAATGAACCTGTACCATACTTTCTAGATATTTTAACCATGCCGCAATTTTTACCTGTAAGAAAAGATATAATTGAAAATGTAATAGAAGGATGGGAAACAAATCCAAAAACATGTATTTCAAATGGGCCATTTAAACTTTATTCTTATGAGCCTGATTCGCATGTTCTATTATCTAAGAATAATTACTATTATGATAAAGAAAATGTTAAATTGCAATTTATTAAGTGTTTAATCAATACACATGGTGGAAATTTAGATAAGATGTTTAATAATAATGAGGTTCATATAATGGAGATCTATCCAAATGGAATCATAGAAGGAGATGGAGTATTATACTCAAGATATATAGGAACTTCATATATAGTATTTAATACAAAAATTACTCCGTTTAATGATTTGAATTTACGGAAGGCCTTTTCTTACGCTATAGATCGTGAGTATTACTGTAACAATTTTTATTTGGATAGTGTACAGTCATATGGTATAATTCCACCAAATATGAAACTAAGTGATGACACTACCTTTGAAGAGAAACGTAAAAAAGCAGATTATCTAGATAATGTTGATTTAGAAAAAGCTAAGCAATTATTAAATATTACTAGAACTAGAAACATTAATGCTATTCAGATAGTTGAACTAACTACAGGTAATGAAAATTATGGGAATATCATAAAAAATATGCTTGAAAATAATTTGGATATAAAGGTTAATCTCAAAGTAGTTGAGTTTGAAGAGCTAATGAATATAGGTAACACCGGTAAGTTTGAATTGATTACGATGTCATATACAGCAGATTTTAATGACCCTATGACATTTTTTTTGAATTTTAGTAATAGTTCTAAAGATAAAAACAGGTGGTATAATGAATACTTTGAAAATGAGATAGCAAGTACTTTCATAACACAAGATGAGTTAAGAGACCAACATTTAATAAATGCAGAGAAGATTTTAATTGAAAAATTACCTGCAATACCAATTTATCATTATAGAAACTGTTATTTATTCAATGATAAAATAATAGGTAATTTAAAGTGCGATGCTCTGGGTAATTTAATTCTAAAAAATTGTATTTTAAATATTAATAACTGA
- a CDS encoding SagB/ThcOx family dehydrogenase has protein sequence MNNNIWRTFHKHTSISDFYLDYDPSANYEKEIKENYYNSKEIIYLNQDINHTKDDLKDVLLKRKSKRDFDNNSIHLKELSDLLIWAYSTFDYNSSLNNTVPSAGARYPIEIHIINNSIKELEKGVYHYNRKKKYLEYTNDIEMTIDDIVNYCLNQPFIYNTSAIICLCADFNRTISKYGDRGYRYVFIDAGHIGQNLYLMATKNKIGIVGIGGFKDEKLKSVLRLPINEYPIYLFAIGK, from the coding sequence ATGAACAATAATATTTGGCGAACATTTCATAAACATACATCTATTTCCGATTTTTACCTGGATTATGACCCAAGTGCTAACTACGAAAAAGAAATAAAAGAAAATTATTATAATTCTAAAGAAATAATTTATTTAAATCAAGACATTAATCATACTAAAGATGATCTAAAAGACGTATTATTAAAAAGAAAAAGTAAAAGAGATTTTGATAATAATTCAATACATTTAAAGGAATTATCAGATTTGTTAATTTGGGCATATAGTACTTTTGATTATAACTCTTCTTTAAATAATACAGTACCGTCAGCTGGAGCAAGATACCCTATTGAAATTCATATTATTAATAATAGTATTAAAGAATTAGAAAAGGGAGTATATCATTACAACCGAAAAAAAAAGTATTTAGAATATACTAATGATATTGAGATGACTATAGATGACATTGTTAATTACTGCTTAAATCAACCATTTATATATAATACATCTGCAATAATTTGTCTTTGTGCGGATTTTAATAGAACTATTTCTAAGTATGGTGATAGGGGATATAGATATGTTTTCATAGATGCTGGGCATATTGGTCAGAATTTATATTTGATGGCTACAAAAAATAAAATAGGTATTGTTGGAATTGGTGGTTTTAAAGATGAAAAGTTAAAAAGTGTTCTAAGGCTGCCAATAAATGAATATCCAATATATTTATTTGCAATTGGTAAATGA
- a CDS encoding YcaO-like family protein → MDIIDKYDYIVNSKTGIVKNVSRKVNDVIPEFIHYVGVINNPKLLADNEDRNKRYTVVCGGTSFDETVALSKCLGECLERYAALNINYDNLIQGSYNQLTEQGYKCTHIKEFSFFSEEQLQQKDFPFKRINKNTTLYWIWCKNLFNNDDVLVPAELVYLNHVEKFSINYNISTGQACGETLEDAILTAIYEVIERDSFIMTWKKKISFPHIDISTIDDDVISNMLEKFFKSNMEVWLIKAEMEYGIPTIIGVLYNRNSNYKNILIDSSTKSTYRKAIISVLDSLANLVMINLKNYNRFNGDTNYNTINELHERIKIFMSSNVWDEANFLIAGDKIKYKDLKLRYEENNNKSNKKLIDECVEKLNMHGITSYYCDITTRDVKHLGFNIVQAIIPDLLSLDISSNYMYLGGRRLFQANELFSNYKHISGINYFPHPFL, encoded by the coding sequence ATGGATATAATAGATAAATATGATTATATAGTAAATAGCAAAACGGGTATAGTAAAAAATGTATCTAGAAAAGTAAATGATGTAATTCCTGAATTTATTCATTACGTAGGAGTTATTAATAATCCAAAATTATTAGCGGATAATGAAGATAGGAATAAACGTTATACTGTAGTATGTGGTGGTACTAGTTTTGATGAAACTGTAGCATTGTCAAAATGCCTAGGTGAATGCTTAGAGAGATATGCAGCGCTTAACATAAATTATGATAATTTAATTCAAGGGAGCTATAATCAGCTTACTGAACAAGGTTATAAATGTACACATATTAAAGAATTCTCATTTTTTTCAGAAGAACAACTACAACAAAAGGATTTTCCATTTAAAAGGATTAATAAAAATACAACTCTTTATTGGATTTGGTGTAAGAATCTATTTAACAACGATGATGTATTAGTTCCAGCTGAATTAGTATATTTAAATCATGTTGAAAAGTTTAGCATTAACTATAATATTTCTACTGGTCAAGCTTGTGGGGAAACTCTTGAAGATGCAATTCTTACTGCTATTTATGAAGTAATAGAAAGAGATTCATTTATAATGACATGGAAAAAGAAGATATCATTTCCACACATAGACATTAGTACAATTGATGATGATGTAATTAGTAATATGTTAGAAAAGTTTTTTAAATCAAATATGGAAGTATGGCTAATTAAAGCTGAAATGGAGTACGGTATCCCAACAATAATTGGAGTGTTATACAATAGAAACTCAAATTATAAAAATATATTAATTGACTCATCAACAAAATCTACATATAGGAAAGCTATAATATCTGTATTAGACTCTTTAGCAAATTTGGTTATGATAAATTTAAAAAACTATAATAGGTTCAATGGCGATACAAATTATAATACAATTAACGAATTGCACGAACGAATTAAGATATTCATGAGTTCTAATGTATGGGATGAGGCTAATTTCTTAATTGCAGGAGATAAAATTAAATATAAAGATTTGAAATTGAGATACGAAGAAAATAATAATAAGAGTAATAAAAAATTAATTGATGAGTGTGTTGAAAAATTAAATATGCATGGCATAACATCTTATTATTGTGATATTACTACAAGAGATGTCAAACACCTTGGTTTCAATATTGTCCAAGCTATTATACCTGATTTGTTAAGTCTGGATATAAGCAGCAATTATATGTACCTTGGTGGTCGAAGATTATTCCAGGCAAATGAATTGTTTAGTAATTACAAACATATAAGTGGCATAAATTATTTTCCACATCCATTTTTATAA
- a CDS encoding radical SAM/SPASM domain-containing protein, whose amino-acid sequence MFNRKYAFDYNTNFIFSIDELSEKILNNTLDEHDKERFDIDIVERKKKFIKFLCDKGIISNGKPSLNNHNSKFQISTISLFLTNNCNLRCKYCYEKNLYKTNNMSKDVVKSSVDLLFNNLDEKTVPTISLFGGEPLLNIELIEYIKSYVKLQKLSNCRFSITTNGTVMNNKIYSLLNDLGTKIMLSLDGSKEKQDYNRKFENGIGSYDKVKSNIDEYLQQDMSDIVIRNTITKNDVDYKNTYDFFKTSGYKNLISIPISTSDEDEKLNKDDINKLIGNCKMIAEDVLNNILAGKEFLNINFFNYGKIYNNIDNSYCGAGLRSIAIDTNGDIYHCHRFVGDSTYKLGNVVRGVDNDLITTMQSYYYNRLNDVLMNCKDCWAFNLCKGGCMHENLLEGNSINKTNHELCNLRRSWFEITIALYAMICEKEPTLIEKVYGESVFNNKINKWIPLNIN is encoded by the coding sequence ATGTTTAATAGAAAATATGCTTTTGATTATAATACTAATTTTATATTCAGTATTGATGAGCTTTCTGAGAAAATACTAAATAATACTTTAGATGAACATGATAAAGAAAGATTTGATATAGACATTGTTGAAAGAAAGAAAAAATTTATAAAATTCTTATGTGATAAAGGAATAATCTCTAATGGAAAACCTTCATTAAATAACCATAATTCAAAATTTCAGATTTCGACGATTTCTTTATTTTTGACAAACAATTGTAATTTAAGATGTAAATATTGCTATGAAAAAAATCTATATAAAACTAATAATATGAGTAAAGATGTTGTTAAATCATCAGTTGATTTATTATTTAATAATTTAGATGAAAAGACTGTTCCTACAATTTCATTGTTTGGTGGTGAACCTCTTTTAAATATAGAACTTATTGAATATATAAAGAGTTATGTAAAATTACAGAAGTTAAGTAATTGCAGATTTTCTATAACTACTAATGGTACTGTGATGAATAATAAAATATATTCATTATTAAATGATCTTGGAACTAAAATAATGTTAAGTTTAGATGGTAGTAAAGAAAAACAAGATTATAACCGAAAATTTGAGAATGGAATAGGTTCTTATGATAAAGTCAAAAGTAATATAGATGAATATTTACAGCAGGATATGTCTGATATTGTTATTAGAAACACTATTACAAAAAATGATGTTGATTATAAGAATACTTATGACTTTTTTAAAACAAGTGGTTATAAAAATTTGATTTCTATTCCGATTTCAACAAGTGATGAGGATGAAAAATTAAATAAAGATGATATTAATAAACTTATTGGTAATTGTAAAATGATTGCTGAAGATGTTTTAAATAATATACTGGCAGGAAAAGAGTTTCTAAATATAAACTTTTTTAATTATGGAAAAATATACAACAATATAGATAATTCATACTGTGGAGCTGGCCTGAGATCAATTGCAATAGACACTAATGGAGACATATACCATTGCCATAGATTTGTTGGTGACAGCACGTACAAATTAGGAAATGTAGTTAGAGGAGTAGATAATGATTTAATTACAACAATGCAAAGTTATTATTATAATAGATTAAATGATGTATTAATGAATTGTAAGGATTGTTGGGCATTTAATTTATGTAAGGGTGGATGTATGCATGAAAACTTGTTGGAAGGTAATTCGATAAATAAAACCAATCATGAGTTATGTAACTTAAGAAGGTCATGGTTTGAAATTACAATAGCATTATATGCAATGATATGTGAAAAAGAACCTACGTTAATTGAGAAAGTTTATGGTGAAAGTGTTTTTAACAATAAAATAAATAAATGGATCCCACTTAATATAAATTAA
- a CDS encoding helix-turn-helix transcriptional regulator: MNEFLTPGQRIKKIRKLLNLKQYDLQGKKVKRNFISMIENGKRGLSIETARYLAEKFNNRANELKINLHIDESNLLMTQEEEARQYCLNKLKDNPNLETIDFAFDVSVKFNLIDVGICACIKKGDYYFNYKEYSKAAIYYVKALNNINITDKKNESYIFNRLGLCKMNELYYAEALEFFNMAYSSAILNDDLLTRKNSIYNISLCYRKLYNFKSSIKYINEFLILCDKDIEDTNYVYASVIKANNYRDLKEFDKALNIYENLLVYLNNDKSSDAAYVYDNIGLLYCEYFEYEKALKCLEVSQKIRTEIDIENLAKSLIDKANILIMQNKNDEALILINLGIDLAKKHKDFEYELKGYYLIIDIHKKTGDIKKLENIYLKVLNIAKVRKDYKEIIDISSKLCLIYLDENDIKKAKNILTGHII; the protein is encoded by the coding sequence ATGAACGAATTTTTGACTCCTGGGCAGAGAATAAAAAAGATTAGAAAATTATTAAACTTAAAGCAATATGACTTGCAGGGTAAGAAGGTTAAAAGAAATTTTATTAGTATGATTGAAAATGGTAAAAGAGGATTAAGTATAGAGACGGCTAGATATTTAGCCGAGAAATTTAATAACAGAGCAAATGAGTTAAAAATAAATTTACATATTGATGAATCAAATTTATTAATGACTCAAGAAGAAGAGGCTAGGCAATATTGTTTAAACAAGTTAAAAGATAATCCGAATTTAGAAACTATTGATTTCGCCTTTGATGTTTCAGTTAAGTTTAATTTAATTGATGTTGGCATATGTGCTTGCATTAAAAAGGGAGACTATTATTTTAATTATAAGGAATATTCTAAAGCAGCAATTTACTATGTAAAAGCACTAAACAATATTAATATTACTGATAAGAAGAATGAATCTTATATATTTAATCGTTTAGGTTTATGTAAGATGAATGAATTGTATTATGCAGAGGCTTTAGAATTCTTTAATATGGCATACTCTTCAGCAATTTTAAATGATGATTTATTGACACGTAAAAATTCAATTTATAACATATCTTTATGTTATAGAAAGCTATATAATTTTAAATCATCGATTAAATATATTAATGAATTTTTAATTTTATGTGATAAAGACATAGAGGATACTAATTATGTGTATGCTAGCGTAATTAAGGCTAACAATTATAGGGATTTAAAAGAATTTGATAAAGCCTTAAATATTTATGAAAATTTGTTAGTATACTTAAATAATGATAAAAGTTCAGATGCAGCATATGTTTATGATAATATAGGTTTATTATATTGTGAATACTTTGAATATGAAAAAGCTTTAAAATGTTTAGAAGTATCCCAAAAAATTAGAACAGAAATAGATATTGAAAATTTAGCTAAGTCGTTAATTGATAAGGCTAATATTTTAATTATGCAAAATAAAAATGACGAAGCACTAATTTTAATAAACCTTGGAATTGATTTAGCTAAAAAACATAAGGATTTCGAATATGAGCTAAAGGGATATTATTTAATAATAGATATTCATAAAAAAACAGGAGATATAAAAAAACTAGAAAATATTTATTTAAAAGTTTTAAATATTGCAAAAGTAAGGAAGGATTATAAGGAAATAATTGACATATCGAGTAAGTTGTGCCTTATATACTTAGATGAAAACGACATAAAAAAAGCCAAAAATATTTTGACGGGTCACATAATATAA
- a CDS encoding IS3 family transposase — MNQKWCTDIIYIYTIKNGSTYLASVMDFHSKKIIGYAYDTSMTAELAVKAVKYACLNIKNTKGIILHSDLGTQYTSHLFEDYLSSKEIIHSFSRKGNPYDNACIESFHSILKKEEVNHHKYFDFNVARKVIFEYIESWYNRKRIHGAINYMTPQAAHDAA, encoded by the coding sequence ATAAACCAGAAATGGTGCACTGATATAATCTATATATATACCATAAAAAATGGTTCGACCTATTTAGCTTCTGTTATGGATTTTCATAGTAAGAAAATTATTGGTTACGCATACGATACTTCTATGACAGCCGAATTAGCTGTAAAAGCAGTTAAATATGCTTGCTTAAATATTAAAAATACAAAAGGCATTATTCTGCACAGTGACTTAGGTACGCAGTACACAAGTCATTTATTTGAGGACTATTTATCCTCAAAAGAAATTATTCATTCCTTTAGTAGAAAAGGAAACCCCTACGATAATGCATGTATTGAATCTTTTCATTCCATACTTAAAAAGGAAGAAGTAAACCATCACAAATATTTTGATTTTAATGTTGCCCGCAAGGTAATATTTGAATATATTGAATCCTGGTACAACCGTAAAAGGATTCATGGTGCTATAAATTATATGACTCCACAGGCTGCTCATGATGCTGCATGA
- a CDS encoding DDE-type integrase/transposase/recombinase, translated as MRYNCTIIDLYDCSVVATLNDSHITAGLAINTLKIALKRYKPGKGIILHSDQGTQFTSKDFNEFCIKYHIQQSMSRADCPYDNAPMERFYNTLKNEHFNLYSFRSQAELDKGIYDFIYVKYNHLRPHSYNNGLTPYAARCAA; from the coding sequence ATGCGCTATAATTGCACCATAATTGATTTATATGACTGCAGTGTTGTTGCAACACTCAATGACAGCCATATTACAGCAGGTCTGGCAATTAATACTCTTAAAATTGCTTTAAAAAGATATAAGCCCGGCAAAGGAATCATTCTTCACAGCGATCAGGGAACACAATTTACTTCAAAGGATTTTAATGAATTCTGCATAAAATATCATATTCAGCAAAGCATGAGCCGTGCAGATTGTCCATATGACAATGCACCTATGGAACGGTTTTATAATACGCTTAAAAATGAACATTTTAATTTGTATTCCTTCCGCTCTCAGGCAGAACTTGATAAAGGAATATATGATTTCATTTATGTTAAATATAACCACCTAAGGCCTCATTCATATAACAATGGGCTTACCCCTTATGCTGCTCGTTGTGCCGCTTAA